Proteins found in one Xenopus laevis strain J_2021 chromosome 1L, Xenopus_laevis_v10.1, whole genome shotgun sequence genomic segment:
- the cdc42se2l.L gene encoding CDC42 small effector protein 2, with protein MSEFWLCFNCCIAEQPQPKRRRRIDRSMIGEPTNFVHTAHVGSGDLFSGMNSVSSIQNQMQSKGGYSGNMPANVQMQLVDTKAG; from the exons ATGAGTGAATTCTGGTTGTGTTTCAACTGCTGCATCGCAGAACAACCACAGCCT AAAAGACGAAGGCGGATTGACAGAAGTATGATTGGTGAACCCACAAACTTTGTTCACACAGCACATGTAGGATCAGGAGACCTTTTTAGTGGAATGAACTCA gtGAGTTCAATTCAAAACCAAATGCAGTCCAAAGGTGGCTACAGTGGAAATATGCCTGCGAATGTTCAGATGCAGCTTGTGGATACGAAGGCAGGATAA